A part of Lacibacter sp. H407 genomic DNA contains:
- a CDS encoding alanine/glycine:cation symporter family protein translates to MEDFIQSANAVIWSDALIYLLLLLGVYFSVRMRFFQVRLIKDMVKLLMESDKSKAGISSFQALAVSLSGRVGTGNIAGVATAIFIGGPGAVFWMWAVAFLGSGSAFVESALGQIYKRKEKGEYRGGPAFYIEKGFKNKKIGKIYAIVFAIATVLATGLLLPGVQSNSIASSVKNAFVIDHMYTAILLVVLLGLIIFGGIKAIANVAQYVVPFMAIAYVLLAVIILVMNYSRIPEIFGLIISSAFGAKATFAGIVGAMISIGVKRGVYSNEAGQGTGPHPAAAAEVTHPAKQGLVQAFSVYIDTLFVCSATAFMILITGMYNVKGPGKDELLVDNGVYYTQDGVKHVEGSATYTQAAIDKAFSSKETFDENYVGSGSYFVAIALFFFAFTTLMAYYYIAETNVAYLTQNKGAPVLMFLLKMGILAAVFFGCVRTAKIAWDLGDMGVGIMAWLNVIAIIILQKPALLSLKDYEKQKAEGKDPVFDPVALGIKNADFWEFEYGKEAAATKK, encoded by the coding sequence ATGGAAGATTTTATCCAATCAGCAAACGCTGTTATCTGGAGCGATGCGCTCATCTATTTATTATTACTCTTAGGTGTCTATTTTTCTGTTCGCATGCGTTTTTTTCAGGTACGTCTCATCAAAGACATGGTAAAGCTGCTGATGGAAAGCGATAAATCAAAAGCAGGTATCTCTTCGTTTCAGGCATTGGCTGTTTCATTATCTGGCCGTGTAGGTACAGGTAATATTGCAGGTGTGGCAACCGCTATTTTTATTGGCGGACCCGGAGCTGTGTTCTGGATGTGGGCCGTTGCGTTTCTCGGATCAGGTTCAGCATTTGTTGAATCGGCATTGGGACAAATTTATAAACGCAAAGAAAAAGGCGAGTATCGTGGTGGTCCTGCGTTTTATATTGAAAAAGGTTTTAAGAATAAAAAGATCGGAAAGATTTATGCCATAGTATTTGCAATTGCGACCGTGCTGGCAACAGGTTTGTTGCTGCCGGGTGTACAATCGAACAGTATCGCTTCGTCTGTAAAAAATGCATTTGTAATTGATCACATGTACACCGCCATTTTACTGGTGGTGTTGCTGGGGCTCATCATTTTTGGTGGTATTAAAGCCATTGCAAATGTGGCGCAGTATGTAGTACCGTTTATGGCCATTGCTTATGTACTTCTTGCAGTGATCATTCTTGTGATGAACTATTCACGTATCCCTGAAATATTCGGGCTTATTATTTCCAGTGCATTTGGTGCCAAAGCAACCTTTGCAGGTATTGTGGGTGCAATGATTTCCATTGGAGTAAAACGTGGTGTGTACAGTAACGAAGCCGGTCAGGGTACCGGCCCCCACCCCGCTGCTGCTGCTGAAGTAACGCATCCTGCCAAGCAAGGTTTGGTGCAGGCGTTTTCTGTTTACATTGATACCTTGTTTGTTTGTTCTGCCACTGCTTTCATGATCTTAATAACGGGCATGTATAATGTAAAAGGTCCTGGTAAAGATGAACTGCTGGTTGATAACGGTGTATACTACACGCAGGATGGTGTAAAGCATGTGGAGGGAAGTGCTACTTACACACAGGCCGCTATTGACAAAGCCTTCAGCAGTAAAGAAACATTCGATGAAAATTATGTTGGCAGCGGAAGCTACTTTGTTGCCATTGCATTGTTCTTCTTTGCCTTTACTACGTTAATGGCTTACTATTATATTGCTGAAACAAATGTTGCTTATCTCACACAAAATAAAGGAGCGCCAGTGTTGATGTTCCTGCTGAAGATGGGTATACTGGCAGCTGTGTTTTTTGGTTGTGTACGAACGGCGAAAATTGCATGGGACCTTGGTGATATGGGTGTTGGTATTATGGCCTGGCTGAATGTAATTGCCATCATCATTCTGCAAAAACCGGCGTTGCTTTCATTGAAAGATTATGAAAAACAAAAAGCAGAAGGAAAAGATCCTGTGTTTGACCCTGTTGCATTGGGTATTAAAAATGCTGACTTCTGGGAATTTGAATACGGAAAAGAAGCGGCTGCAACTAAAAAATAA
- a CDS encoding helix-turn-helix domain-containing protein codes for MLLKVKNMICQRCIIVIHEILEELGFEPKSVQVGEIVLNQHLTEDELEQLDTALKKTGLALVYTNDELIVQKIKHVIFEIVHYSNEPLLEKLSTYLSNRLNYSYTYLANIFKKINGIPIEQFVITEKIRKVKMLLISEQLTLSEIAYKMNYSSVAHLSSQFKKVTGIRASDFKVMYVDASIEMPELIPV; via the coding sequence ATGCTATTGAAAGTAAAAAACATGATCTGTCAGCGATGTATCATTGTGATCCATGAAATACTGGAAGAGTTGGGCTTTGAACCGAAGTCGGTACAAGTGGGAGAGATTGTACTCAACCAACATCTTACTGAAGATGAACTGGAGCAATTAGATACAGCTTTGAAAAAAACGGGGCTTGCATTAGTGTACACAAACGATGAACTGATCGTTCAAAAGATCAAGCATGTAATATTCGAAATTGTACACTACAGCAACGAACCATTGCTTGAAAAGTTATCAACCTATTTGAGCAACCGGTTAAACTACAGTTATACTTACCTGGCAAATATTTTTAAGAAGATCAATGGAATACCCATTGAGCAGTTTGTAATTACAGAAAAGATCAGGAAAGTAAAAATGCTGTTGATCTCAGAACAGCTCACGCTTAGTGAAATTGCCTATAAAATGAATTACAGCAGTGTGGCGCATCTCTCATCGCAGTTTAAGAAAGTAACGGGCATACGTGCCAGCGATTTTAAAGTAATGTACGTTGATGCGTCGATCGAAATGCCCGAGCTGATCCCTGTTTAA
- a CDS encoding CsbD family protein — protein sequence MDKLEVKGKLQEWKGKLKQKYAELTEDDLLYEEGKDEEWLGKIVNKTGQAKDDLVKWLKDLG from the coding sequence ATGGACAAACTGGAAGTAAAAGGAAAGCTGCAGGAGTGGAAAGGAAAACTCAAACAGAAATATGCCGAATTAACGGAAGATGATTTACTGTATGAAGAGGGAAAAGATGAAGAATGGCTGGGTAAAATTGTGAACAAAACGGGGCAGGCAAAAGATGACCTGGTGAAATGGTTGAAAGACCTTGGGTAA
- a CDS encoding TFIIB-type zinc ribbon-containing protein, with protein MKCPVCTTVDLVMSERQGIEIDYCPTCRGIWLDRGELDKIIERGIANERNSAPVNPQPNSNYNNDYKQHDKHPYKHHKKHWLNDLFD; from the coding sequence ATGAAATGTCCTGTATGTACAACTGTTGATCTTGTAATGTCGGAACGACAAGGTATTGAAATTGATTATTGCCCCACCTGCAGAGGTATCTGGCTCGACAGGGGCGAACTCGATAAGATCATTGAACGTGGTATTGCCAATGAACGCAACAGCGCTCCCGTAAACCCGCAACCCAACAGTAACTACAATAACGATTATAAACAACACGATAAACATCCATACAAGCATCATAAGAAACATTGGCTGAATGATTTGTTCGATTAA
- a CDS encoding M12 family metallopeptidase has product MTKLHCLLVPKKTSQKSYKYSNQSKQENLILLDQIVIKAMKNNLFTYIVVTTLISLILVCVFTFKINKLTNEVSGLVISKKWHENKENLKGFLVLNSTQTDTNKVLVNISYKEIDSFEVFQGDIILGKSGTMNMINNKFFGIDQIESLAILQPHLLWKSAEVYYAIDNSFDETDILNRLSQAFVQFEKTKVRFKIFSGSQDSYLVVTKSNGYASAVGRQKGAQQLFLPEEAEINKIVHELCHAIGLWHEHSRPDRDKYIKIRYENIPYEDTAQFSIVNNNASTYGTNYDCNSIMHYKATDFASRGKVSISKLQCKTVGMQNTLTETDIFGINQLYK; this is encoded by the coding sequence TTGACGAAACTTCATTGTCTGCTAGTTCCTAAAAAAACTAGCCAAAAAAGTTATAAATATTCAAATCAGTCAAAGCAAGAAAATCTAATACTGTTGGATCAAATTGTGATTAAAGCAATGAAGAATAATCTATTTACGTACATAGTTGTTACGACCCTCATAAGCCTAATTTTGGTTTGTGTATTTACATTTAAAATAAACAAACTTACCAACGAAGTTTCTGGTTTAGTGATTTCAAAAAAATGGCACGAAAACAAAGAAAATCTCAAAGGCTTTCTTGTTTTGAATTCTACTCAGACTGATACAAATAAGGTGTTAGTTAATATCTCCTACAAGGAAATAGATTCTTTTGAGGTTTTTCAAGGTGATATAATTCTTGGGAAATCAGGTACGATGAATATGATAAATAATAAGTTTTTTGGAATTGATCAAATCGAAAGCTTGGCAATTTTACAACCTCATTTACTTTGGAAGTCCGCCGAGGTTTATTATGCAATCGATAATTCATTTGACGAAACAGATATTTTAAATCGACTCTCTCAGGCATTTGTACAGTTTGAAAAAACTAAAGTTAGATTTAAGATTTTTTCTGGTAGTCAGGATTCATATTTAGTAGTTACAAAATCAAATGGGTATGCTTCGGCAGTAGGCCGCCAAAAAGGTGCTCAACAACTGTTTTTGCCTGAGGAAGCAGAAATTAATAAAATCGTACATGAACTTTGTCATGCGATTGGGCTATGGCATGAGCATAGCAGACCGGATAGGGATAAGTATATTAAAATTAGGTATGAGAATATCCCTTATGAGGATACTGCACAATTTTCAATTGTAAACAATAATGCAAGCACATATGGGACTAATTATGATTGTAATTCGATCATGCATTACAAAGCTACCGATTTTGCGTCAAGAGGTAAGGTTTCTATCTCTAAGCTCCAATGCAAAACTGTAGGTATGCAAAACACATTAACGGAGACAGACATTTTCGGAATTAATCAACTATATAAATAA
- a CDS encoding HNH endonuclease has protein sequence MRKTSELKFLRTIKTGKGLIKLINSLKTIRRREKVKGKKRSSLTKKQRELILSKTDSRCHMCGVKVDITNFQADHVQSHSSGGTHAENNYLPSCFTCNNYRWHYSSEEIQIILKLGVWLKTKITSDAEAGKELANQFVKHEMSVRKRKKAKNEKKK, from the coding sequence ATGAGAAAAACATCTGAACTCAAATTTCTTCGTACAATAAAAACCGGCAAAGGATTAATTAAACTGATCAATAGTCTTAAGACGATCAGAAGAAGAGAGAAAGTAAAAGGTAAAAAGCGCTCTTCACTTACTAAAAAGCAGCGTGAGTTAATTCTTTCAAAAACAGATTCCCGTTGTCATATGTGTGGAGTAAAAGTAGACATTACAAATTTCCAGGCTGATCATGTGCAGTCGCATAGTTCTGGCGGCACTCATGCAGAAAATAATTATTTACCCAGTTGCTTTACCTGTAACAATTACCGCTGGCATTATTCATCAGAAGAAATACAGATCATTTTAAAGCTGGGTGTTTGGCTAAAAACAAAAATTACCAGTGATGCTGAAGCTGGTAAAGAACTTGCCAACCAGTTTGTAAAACACGAGATGAGTGTACGCAAACGGAAGAAGGCAAAGAACGAGAAGAAAAAATAA